One Aegilops tauschii subsp. strangulata cultivar AL8/78 chromosome 7, Aet v6.0, whole genome shotgun sequence genomic window carries:
- the LOC109787204 gene encoding uncharacterized protein, whose product MEMQPPPKMPAPLTMTMLMMMMMMMMMMATSVALASDTVVLGGQAAALLGWKASLDNKSQRALHSWGNTSMPCNWRGISCGTVMHWGQHQPMINSISLRGMRLRGALESLNFSALRTLTRLDLSHNLLAGSIPPSIEVLGELHALLLQGNQISGSIPLGLGNLTKLHSLMLHENELSGEIPSLIGNMSSLVTLNLSSNHLIGHIPCEIGHMKHLVALDLSSNNLFGKIPSSIGGLTELTSLYLYCNQLSGQIPRELGYLLNLKDLQLGINTLSGSIPRNFHNLTKLTVLNLRLNKLSGLIPQKMDYLSNLQYLSLSENILSGSIPNSIGNLTKLTILYLYMNQISGHIPRELGRLVNLEDLDLRGNTLTGSIPNSIGNLAKLTILYLDMNQISGHIPRELGRLAKLEDLDLDANTLTGSIPNSIGNLTKLTALYLPSNQLSGHIPRELGYLKNLVELMLYNNTLTGSIPSSIRNLTKLTSLYLDNNQLSGHIPRELRYLVNLDHLELSYNTLTGSIAKNLGNLTKLSYLLLDNNKLSNHISRELGYLVNLESLSLRNNSLTGPIPNNLGNLTKLYKLDFGQNQLSGPIP is encoded by the coding sequence ATGGAGATGCAGCCACCACCCAAGATGCCTGCCCCCCTCACCATGACCATgctcatgatgatgatgatgatgatgatgatgatggccacctCCGTCGCACTTGCTTCGGACACAGTGGTGCTCGGAGGACAAGCAGCAGCGCTCCTCGGCTGGAAAGCCAGCCTCGACAACAAAAGCCAAAGGGCACTGCACTCTTGGGGCAACACGTCGATGCCTTGCAACTGGCGCGGCATCAGTTGTGGTACTGTCATGCATTGGGGCCAGCACCAGCCCATGATCAATAGCATCTCTCTGCGGGGGATGCGGCTGAGAGGGGCACTGGAGTCCCTCAACTTCTCGGCCTTGAGGACCTTGACACGCCTCGACCTCTCACACAACCTCCTCGCTGGGAGCATTCCTCCTAGTATCGAGGTCCTTGGCGAGCTCCATGCTCTCCTTCTACAAGGCAACCAGATAAGTGGTTCAATCCCACTAGGTCTAGGAAATCTcacaaaattgcattccttaatgctTCACGAAAATGAACTCTCCGGTGAAATACCAAGCCTGATAGGCAACATGAGTAGTCTTGTCACCCTCAACTTGTCAAGCAATCACTTGATTGGTCATATCCCTTGTGAAATAGGACACATGAAGCACTTAGTTGCATTAGATTTGTCAAGTAATAATCTTTTCGGTAAAATACCAAGCAGCATAGGTGGTTTGACCGAACTCACTAGCTTGTATCTTTACTGTAACCAACTTTCTGGACAAATTCCACGAGAACTAGGTTATCTTCTAAACTTAAAGGACCTGCAACTTGGCATCAACACACTCTCAGGTTCCATTCCACGAAATTTTCATAATTTGACCAAGCTCACTGTGTTAAATCTACGGCTAAACAAACTTTCTGGGTTAATTCCACAAAAAATGGATTACCTTTCGAACTTACAGTACCTGAGTCTTAGTGAAAACATACTCTCGGGTTCCATCCCAAATAGCATAGGAAATTTGACAAAACTCACTATCTTATATCTTTACATGAACCAAATTTCTGGACACATCCCTCGAGAACTAGGTCGCCTTGTGAACTTAGAGGATTTGGATCTTCGCGGTAACACCCTAACTGGTTCCATCCCAAATAGCATAGGAAATTTGGCAAAACTCACTATCTTATATCTTGACATGAACCAAATTTCTGGACACATCCCTCGAGAACTAGGCCGCCTTGCGAAATTAGAGGATTTGGATCTTGACGCTAACACCCTAACTGGTTCCATCCCAAATAGCATAGGAAATTTGACCAAACTCACAGCCTTGTACCTTCCCAGCAACCAACTTTCTGGACACATCCCTCGAGAACTAGGGTACCTGAAGAACTTAGTGGAGTTGATGCTTTACAACAACACATTAACAGGTTCCATCCCAAGTAGCATACGGAATTTGACAAAACTCACAAGTTTGTACCTTGATAATAACCAACTTTCGGGGCACATCCCTCGAGAACTACGTTATTTAGTCAACTTAGACCATTTGGAGCTTAGCTATAACACACTGACAGGTTCCATCGCAAAAAACCTAGGCAATCTCACAAAACTCAGTTACTTGTTACTTGACAATAACAAACTTTCCAACCACATTTCccgagaattaggttatttggtcaacttagagtCCTTGTCTCTTAGAAACAATTCACTAACAGGTCCCATCCCAAATAACCTTGGCAATCTGACAAAACTTTATAAATTGGACTTTGGCCAGAACCAACTTTCTGGGCCAATTCCATGA